A region from the Halomarina litorea genome encodes:
- a CDS encoding DUF2298 domain-containing protein, with translation MEYHLAALWFLAFAALSLLGQPLAARLFPRFPRLGSAFGLPLALAVLGLVAFWVGRLSLAAGTWGGVALLVALAATLTRRGYEFDARAVGETLAVFGVAFAVMVAMRALDPAAHAAGGEKFLDFGLLRSLLRADHLPVEDFWFAGESLRYYYGGHLVGSALARLTFTPASYAYNLLLAGYFGALVSAAYGLGGALVAQRESARRREHDAVGGLAGFVGTLLALPAFLAGLVVRAGAFVLLVPLTVREQLTGEGGNGVERVRRALEWRERFAGVPIPGWTAVHEVATTSRRRTAGVLAAFLVGFTGTLATPARMLLGVAIRDFGLSPETRRTVGEAVLGGIRAPLDAVLVSQTTPFTFNYWYGRYVIPDAITVFPLWEWVNGDLHAHMMSTPFLLTVAACCLAYFRTPARERGQRWLLLSTVGLLAGLLALVNLWSLPTALGLSALTVALAPAHPVTLLPGRERFGGSRTLDELSRPFAAVPVAGVLGVLAVLVGSPFLLFHRPESQGIGWLPPRSAMVPLFLVYGAFLLVFAGVLLARVRGRLGTPAAVVAALVGLAGVVVAGLTDLAVVGLVGPLLGGGWMLARAGASDAPDDPTARHPLGTTESDGGRTALAPYEPVLLVAGAGLVVAVEFAYAKVWPHDPNAIRWNTVYKVSMQVWLLWGVATGGFLARALGGLRDRTASTASDGDGYLSRASGAWALRAGIALLLVSAGGFGVLGGGWQLAGPFVSYNDTSGEVTWTGDDVRATLDATRFVRDWHPREAEAIEWLNAREGTPNMMTMPGVRSPEYGCTGIYQWVNAPSTFSGVPTLAGWEHERGYRGDEAYFERVDAVVAVYIGSWADATETFREYDVEYVYVGPKERECFGRDLREFEGHSGISTAFENEGVTIYEVNRTALNASEG, from the coding sequence ATGGAGTACCACCTCGCCGCCCTGTGGTTCCTCGCGTTCGCCGCCCTCTCCCTCCTCGGCCAACCGCTGGCCGCGCGGCTCTTCCCCCGCTTTCCCCGCCTCGGGAGTGCCTTCGGTCTCCCGCTGGCGCTCGCCGTTCTCGGCCTCGTCGCCTTCTGGGTCGGCCGCCTCTCGCTCGCCGCCGGGACGTGGGGCGGCGTCGCCCTCCTCGTCGCCCTCGCCGCCACCCTGACCCGCAGGGGCTACGAGTTCGACGCCCGCGCGGTGGGTGAGACGCTCGCCGTCTTCGGCGTCGCCTTCGCCGTGATGGTCGCCATGCGCGCTCTCGACCCCGCCGCGCACGCCGCGGGCGGGGAGAAGTTCCTCGACTTCGGCCTCCTGCGGAGCCTCCTCCGGGCCGACCACCTCCCCGTCGAGGACTTCTGGTTCGCGGGCGAGTCGCTTCGCTACTACTACGGCGGCCACCTCGTCGGGAGCGCCCTCGCGCGCCTCACGTTCACTCCCGCGAGCTACGCCTACAACCTCCTGCTGGCGGGCTACTTCGGCGCGCTCGTGAGTGCCGCCTACGGCCTCGGTGGAGCGCTCGTCGCCCAGCGGGAGTCCGCACGCAGACGGGAACACGACGCCGTCGGCGGTCTCGCCGGGTTCGTCGGGACGCTCCTCGCCCTCCCCGCCTTCCTCGCCGGACTCGTCGTGCGGGCGGGCGCGTTCGTCCTCCTCGTCCCCCTCACGGTCCGCGAACAACTGACCGGCGAGGGGGGAAACGGCGTCGAACGGGTCCGCCGCGCGCTGGAGTGGCGCGAGCGGTTCGCGGGAGTCCCGATTCCGGGGTGGACTGCGGTCCACGAGGTCGCGACGACCTCGCGACGACGCACGGCGGGCGTCCTCGCCGCCTTCCTCGTCGGGTTCACCGGCACCCTCGCCACGCCCGCCCGGATGCTCCTTGGCGTCGCCATCCGTGACTTCGGTCTCTCGCCCGAGACTCGACGGACCGTCGGCGAGGCCGTCCTGGGCGGAATCCGCGCACCCCTCGACGCCGTCCTCGTGAGCCAGACCACCCCGTTCACGTTCAACTACTGGTACGGCCGCTACGTGATTCCCGACGCTATCACCGTCTTCCCCCTCTGGGAGTGGGTCAACGGCGACCTGCACGCCCACATGATGAGCACGCCGTTCCTGCTCACGGTCGCCGCCTGCTGTCTCGCCTACTTCCGGACGCCCGCCCGCGAACGCGGCCAGCGCTGGCTCCTCCTGTCGACCGTGGGCCTCCTCGCCGGCCTCCTCGCCCTCGTCAACCTCTGGAGCCTCCCGACCGCCCTCGGCCTCTCCGCGCTCACGGTCGCACTCGCGCCCGCCCACCCGGTGACGCTCCTGCCCGGCCGCGAGCGCTTCGGCGGGTCCCGCACGCTCGACGAACTCTCTCGGCCGTTTGCGGCCGTCCCCGTCGCCGGGGTACTCGGCGTCCTCGCCGTCCTCGTCGGGTCGCCGTTCCTCCTCTTCCACCGCCCCGAGAGCCAGGGGATCGGCTGGCTCCCGCCCCGGAGCGCGATGGTTCCCCTCTTCCTCGTCTACGGGGCGTTCCTGCTGGTCTTCGCCGGCGTCCTCCTCGCACGCGTCAGGGGTCGCCTCGGGACGCCAGCCGCTGTCGTCGCCGCCCTCGTCGGCCTCGCGGGCGTCGTCGTCGCGGGCCTGACCGACCTCGCCGTGGTGGGCCTCGTCGGTCCACTGCTCGGCGGCGGGTGGATGCTCGCGCGGGCGGGCGCGTCCGACGCCCCGGACGACCCCACCGCCCGACACCCACTCGGTACGACAGAATCCGACGGGGGGCGGACCGCGCTCGCCCCGTACGAACCCGTCCTCCTCGTTGCGGGCGCGGGTCTCGTCGTCGCCGTCGAGTTCGCCTACGCGAAGGTGTGGCCCCACGACCCCAACGCCATCCGCTGGAACACGGTCTACAAGGTGTCGATGCAGGTGTGGCTCCTCTGGGGCGTGGCGACCGGGGGGTTCCTCGCCCGGGCGCTCGGGGGCCTGCGAGACCGGACGGCCAGCACCGCATCGGACGGCGACGGCTACCTCTCGCGTGCCTCCGGCGCGTGGGCGCTCCGGGCGGGTATCGCCCTCCTGCTCGTCTCGGCGGGCGGCTTCGGCGTCCTCGGCGGCGGCTGGCAACTCGCCGGCCCGTTCGTGAGCTACAACGACACCTCCGGCGAGGTGACGTGGACCGGAGACGACGTCCGCGCCACCCTCGACGCGACGCGGTTCGTCCGCGACTGGCACCCCCGGGAGGCCGAGGCCATCGAGTGGCTGAACGCCCGCGAGGGCACGCCCAACATGATGACGATGCCGGGGGTCCGCAGCCCCGAGTACGGCTGTACCGGCATCTATCAGTGGGTGAACGCCCCCTCGACGTTCAGCGGCGTCCCCACGCTCGCCGGGTGGGAGCACGAACGCGGCTACCGGGGCGACGAGGCGTACTTCGAGCGCGTGGACGCCGTCGTCGCGGTCTACATCGGCTCGTGGGCCGACGCGACGGAGACCTTCCGCGAGTACGACGTGGAGTACGTCTACGTCGGCCCGAAGGAACGCGAGTGCTTCGGGCGCGACCTCAGGGAGTTCGAGGGCCACAGCGGCATCTCGACGGCCTTCGAGAACGAGGGTGTGACCATCTACGAGGTGAACCGGACGGCGCTGAACGCGAGCGAGGGGTGA
- a CDS encoding type 1 glutamine amidotransferase domain-containing protein, whose amino-acid sequence MTKALFVVSEEGYWAEECIEPLTTLSDAGVEITVATPSGDEPVVDERSLDPESADGEERVEELKEIIESDERLNDPAPVAGEDAADYDAVVFPGGHGTEWDINQDVHARGLLADAVEGEDGTALVVCHAVGILGFTWGDGEGRLVEGRDVTGFPNEWEEDIVDEYDRMPDGRKLPYWVEDEVKAAGGNWDAELDADESVTVDGDLVTARGPGSSAAAAETLLEELGVDAPAQT is encoded by the coding sequence ATGACGAAAGCGCTGTTCGTCGTCAGCGAGGAGGGGTACTGGGCCGAAGAGTGCATCGAGCCGCTCACGACGCTCTCGGACGCGGGCGTCGAGATTACGGTCGCGACGCCGAGCGGCGACGAACCCGTCGTCGACGAGCGCTCGCTCGACCCCGAGAGCGCCGACGGGGAGGAGCGAGTCGAGGAGTTGAAGGAGATCATCGAGAGCGACGAGCGACTGAACGACCCCGCCCCCGTCGCGGGCGAGGACGCCGCCGACTACGACGCCGTCGTCTTCCCCGGCGGCCACGGCACCGAGTGGGACATCAATCAGGACGTCCACGCACGGGGCCTCCTCGCCGACGCCGTCGAAGGCGAGGACGGGACGGCACTCGTCGTCTGTCACGCCGTCGGTATCCTCGGATTCACGTGGGGCGACGGGGAGGGCCGCCTCGTCGAGGGCCGCGACGTGACCGGCTTCCCCAACGAGTGGGAGGAGGACATCGTCGACGAGTACGACCGGATGCCCGACGGGCGCAAACTCCCCTACTGGGTCGAAGACGAGGTGAAGGCGGCAGGCGGCAACTGGGACGCCGAACTCGACGCCGACGAGAGCGTCACGGTCGACGGCGACCTCGTCACCGCTCGCGGCCCGGGATCCTCGGCGGCCGCCGCCGAGACGCTCCTCGAGGAACTCGGCGTCGACGCGCCGGCACAGACCTGA
- the hpt gene encoding hypoxanthine/guanine phosphoribosyltransferase, whose amino-acid sequence MDRLAQSLREAPIIEKGDYEYFVHPISDGVPMLDPRLLREITIRIIRKAELENVDKIVTPAAMGIHISTAVSLMTDIPLVVIRKRQYGLEGEVSLAQVTGYSENEMFMNDVAEDDRVLLLDDVLSTGGTLLGITQALEEVGADVADIVAVIKKVGGGNEMTDYDVKTLINVDVVDGEVVIVDEHGDG is encoded by the coding sequence ATGGACCGGCTGGCCCAGTCACTGCGCGAGGCTCCGATCATCGAGAAGGGCGACTACGAGTACTTCGTCCACCCCATCAGCGACGGGGTCCCGATGCTCGACCCGCGCCTCCTGCGCGAGATCACCATCCGCATCATCCGCAAGGCCGAACTGGAGAACGTCGACAAGATCGTCACGCCCGCCGCGATGGGCATCCACATCTCCACCGCCGTCTCGCTGATGACCGACATCCCGCTGGTCGTCATCCGCAAGCGCCAGTACGGGCTGGAAGGCGAGGTCAGCCTCGCGCAGGTGACGGGCTACTCCGAGAACGAGATGTTCATGAACGACGTCGCGGAGGACGACCGCGTCCTCCTGCTCGACGACGTGCTCTCGACGGGCGGCACCCTGCTCGGTATCACGCAGGCCCTGGAGGAGGTCGGCGCGGACGTCGCGGACATCGTCGCGGTCATCAAGAAGGTCGGCGGCGGGAACGAGATGACCGACTACGACGTGAAGACGCTCATCAACGTGGACGTCGTCGACGGCGAGGTCGTCATCGTCGACGAACACGGCGACGGGTAG
- a CDS encoding type IV pilin: MGLRTDRRGDSRVVSEVLLVGIVLLLFASIAVPAVGVLDHTAERPNVAVRTSYDAGTGTLSVTHLNGDGFDGGRVHFVGADGTSLGTWGEGRVEVGDRASVAVSPGETVRLVWRSPDGRTELLLVWTGAG; this comes from the coding sequence ATGGGACTCCGCACCGACAGGAGAGGTGACTCGCGCGTAGTGAGCGAGGTGCTCCTCGTCGGTATCGTCCTGCTCCTGTTCGCCAGCATCGCCGTCCCGGCAGTGGGCGTCCTCGACCACACCGCCGAGCGACCGAACGTCGCCGTGCGGACGTCGTACGACGCGGGAACCGGGACGCTCTCGGTCACGCATCTCAACGGCGACGGCTTCGACGGGGGTCGAGTCCACTTCGTCGGGGCCGACGGCACCTCCCTCGGGACGTGGGGCGAGGGGAGAGTCGAGGTCGGCGACCGCGCGAGTGTCGCCGTCTCGCCCGGCGAGACGGTCCGGCTGGTCTGGCGCAGCCCCGACGGTCGGACCGAACTGCTCCTCGTGTGGACGGGGGCCGGCTAG
- a CDS encoding HNH endonuclease, with amino-acid sequence MTSRLSRGELLRALRAFANELGGPPTRAAMNEDGPYSSQPYYREFGGWNDALAAAGLRTNHRNGVPEAELVAELQRLDELLERVPRFEDMEERGAFSGHTYMRRWGSWPEAKVAAGLRRETRTSRRIEREELVDALVELAQELGKAPTQSEMNELGEFSQRPFYRKWDSWDEALDAAGLTADRSYGTSDERLLEALRSLADDLGYTPTVMELNEQGSFSVWPYLHAFGSYNDAVRAAGLSVNKEYDALMDALQYGKGWSVQREKALERDDWSCQHPGCSVTEEDHQTTFGWGLEVHHVTKFRTFDDPETANELSNLITLCRPHHAKWERQGSPD; translated from the coding sequence GTGACGTCTCGACTCTCGCGCGGTGAATTGCTCCGTGCGCTCCGTGCGTTCGCCAACGAGCTCGGTGGGCCACCGACCCGAGCGGCGATGAACGAGGACGGGCCATACTCCAGCCAGCCGTACTACCGTGAGTTCGGCGGGTGGAACGACGCGTTGGCGGCGGCCGGACTGAGGACGAACCATCGTAACGGCGTCCCCGAGGCGGAACTCGTCGCCGAGTTACAGCGACTCGACGAGCTGTTGGAGCGTGTCCCTCGATTCGAGGATATGGAGGAGCGAGGGGCATTTTCGGGGCATACGTACATGCGACGGTGGGGCTCGTGGCCCGAGGCGAAGGTCGCGGCGGGGCTCCGGCGAGAGACACGAACGAGTCGCCGTATCGAGCGTGAGGAGTTGGTCGACGCGCTCGTCGAGTTGGCACAGGAACTCGGAAAGGCGCCGACACAGTCGGAGATGAACGAACTGGGCGAATTCTCACAGCGTCCGTTTTATCGGAAGTGGGATTCCTGGGACGAGGCGCTTGACGCCGCCGGATTGACTGCCGATCGCAGCTACGGCACATCAGACGAGCGGCTCCTCGAAGCGCTACGGTCGCTTGCCGATGATCTCGGCTACACGCCGACGGTAATGGAACTCAACGAACAGGGGTCGTTTTCCGTATGGCCATATCTCCATGCGTTCGGCTCGTACAACGATGCCGTTCGAGCAGCCGGTCTTTCCGTGAATAAGGAATACGACGCGCTCATGGATGCACTGCAGTACGGCAAAGGCTGGTCTGTCCAGCGAGAGAAGGCCCTCGAACGCGACGACTGGTCGTGCCAGCATCCGGGTTGCTCAGTAACTGAGGAGGACCACCAGACGACATTCGGATGGGGACTGGAGGTCCACCATGTGACCAAGTTCAGGACGTTCGACGATCCGGAAACTGCAAACGAACTGTCGAACTTGATCACGCTCTGCCGTCCCCATCACGCCAAGTGGGAGCGACAGGGCTCCCCGGACTAG
- a CDS encoding type IV pilin, with protein MQLKEFLTGDERAVSPVIGVILMVAITVILAAVIGTFVLGLGDNVQSNVNAGANINFDDANNAVDVTWTTKGTASKLQVVVEDIDGGSSTVNSGSTTLNDVGQVHSFSAEDTDELRVTITAIKDGQKTVIQQTTDSV; from the coding sequence ATGCAACTCAAGGAATTCCTAACGGGCGACGAACGCGCCGTCTCGCCGGTTATCGGCGTGATTTTGATGGTGGCCATCACGGTCATCCTGGCCGCCGTCATCGGGACGTTCGTCCTCGGACTGGGCGACAATGTGCAGAGTAACGTGAACGCTGGTGCGAATATCAACTTCGACGATGCGAACAACGCAGTCGACGTTACGTGGACTACCAAAGGGACTGCAAGTAAGCTCCAAGTTGTCGTCGAGGACATTGACGGAGGAAGCAGTACCGTTAATAGTGGCTCTACGACGCTCAACGACGTTGGACAGGTTCACTCATTTAGTGCAGAAGATACCGACGAGCTAAGAGTCACCATTACCGCAATAAAAGACGGACAGAAGACCGTCATCCAGCAGACTACCGACTCGGTCTGA
- the mbhE gene encoding hydrogen gas-evolving membrane-bound hydrogenase subunit E, producing MQPEPAVLLAVLALPFLGAALIPLVYRVLGERTAYFAAGVAAVCLALLFTQYGMEGRVVVEWIPQLNANLVLYLDGLAFLIALLASGVGVLIFTYSGGYMHGEPWQAKYYTSLLVFMGAMLGVALAADLIALFVFWELTSVASFVLIGHYQRSESSRYAARKSMLITVSGGLFMLVGFLLLRFVAADAIGQATFALVGSPDSMIANAEAMRAALEESGLYLPVLALVGIGAAAKSAQVPLHIWLPDAMEAPTPVSAFLHSATMVKAGVYLVGRFRPLLITDEWMLAFAVLGLVTMTVAAILAVGATDIKELLAYSTASHLGLIVAGFGIANVYGGETGVLHILNHAVFKASLFLVAGIVAHEAGTRAIAELGGLREDLPITAGITAIAALGMAGLPPFNGFYSKELLFEATYEVGLEHGGLWWLLPVVAVFGSVFTFLYSIRFLMLFFGEKPSGLGEVHRPPWAMLAPPLLLAGIASYQALSYTGILPQVFLSGIADPALASVSAGEEAHHFDIHFPTKLSPYVLMSVVTIALGAVAYPFYDRLHHGVRRVRSVDLLSPNAYYDGGIAALVSVSDYVPRYVQTRLLRTYASTVMLGVCALGLGGYAAAGADIPAIGQLAQSVAAFVAGPAGLAIAIVLGVALVGAVAVSVAPSHIAGVLTLSILGFMVAVFYVLASAPDLALTQLVIETLVLVIFLLVLDKLPAFYGDLDVREAIPDALVAAVVGITVTFTVLTTTTDRPDTIARFFVERAPVPDEHGHVLLDYGGGGNVVNVILVDFRALDTMGEISVVAMAALAVLTLVGMRNRGENA from the coding sequence GTGCAACCGGAACCGGCGGTTCTCCTCGCCGTGCTCGCGCTCCCGTTCCTCGGTGCGGCGCTGATACCTCTCGTCTACCGGGTTCTGGGGGAGCGGACGGCCTACTTCGCCGCGGGCGTCGCGGCGGTCTGTCTGGCGCTGCTGTTCACGCAGTACGGGATGGAGGGCCGCGTCGTCGTCGAGTGGATACCGCAGTTGAACGCGAACCTCGTGCTGTACCTCGATGGACTCGCCTTCCTCATCGCCCTGCTCGCCTCGGGCGTCGGCGTGCTCATCTTCACCTACTCGGGGGGGTACATGCACGGCGAACCGTGGCAGGCGAAGTACTACACCTCGCTTCTGGTCTTCATGGGCGCGATGCTCGGCGTCGCCCTCGCGGCGGACCTCATCGCGCTGTTCGTCTTCTGGGAGCTGACGAGCGTCGCCTCGTTCGTCCTCATCGGCCACTACCAGCGCAGCGAGTCCTCTCGCTACGCGGCGCGCAAGTCGATGCTCATCACCGTCTCGGGGGGGCTGTTCATGCTCGTCGGCTTCCTCCTGCTTCGCTTCGTCGCCGCCGACGCCATTGGGCAGGCCACGTTCGCCCTCGTCGGGTCACCCGACTCCATGATTGCCAACGCGGAGGCGATGCGCGCCGCGCTGGAGGAGTCGGGCCTCTACCTGCCCGTCCTCGCGCTCGTGGGTATCGGCGCGGCGGCGAAGTCCGCGCAGGTGCCCCTCCACATCTGGCTGCCCGACGCGATGGAGGCACCCACGCCCGTCTCCGCCTTCCTCCACAGCGCGACGATGGTGAAGGCCGGCGTCTACCTCGTCGGGCGGTTCCGACCGTTGTTGATAACGGACGAGTGGATGCTGGCGTTCGCCGTCCTCGGACTGGTGACGATGACCGTCGCCGCCATCCTCGCGGTGGGCGCGACGGACATCAAGGAACTCCTCGCGTACTCGACTGCCTCCCACCTCGGCCTCATCGTCGCCGGATTCGGCATCGCCAACGTCTACGGCGGCGAGACGGGCGTCCTCCACATCCTCAACCACGCGGTGTTCAAGGCGTCGCTGTTCCTCGTCGCTGGCATCGTCGCCCACGAGGCGGGCACGCGGGCCATCGCCGAACTGGGTGGCCTCCGCGAGGACCTCCCGATAACGGCTGGCATCACCGCCATCGCCGCTCTCGGGATGGCCGGTCTGCCGCCGTTCAACGGCTTCTACTCGAAGGAACTGCTGTTCGAGGCCACCTACGAAGTGGGCCTCGAACACGGCGGTCTCTGGTGGCTCTTACCCGTCGTTGCGGTCTTCGGGAGCGTCTTCACGTTCCTCTACTCGATTCGCTTCCTCATGCTGTTCTTCGGCGAGAAGCCGTCGGGGCTCGGCGAGGTCCACCGCCCGCCGTGGGCGATGCTCGCCCCGCCGCTCCTGCTCGCTGGTATCGCCAGCTATCAGGCGCTCTCCTACACGGGCATCCTCCCGCAGGTGTTCCTCTCGGGCATCGCGGACCCCGCGCTGGCGAGCGTTTCCGCCGGTGAGGAGGCCCACCACTTCGACATCCACTTCCCGACGAAGCTCTCGCCGTACGTGCTGATGAGCGTCGTCACCATCGCGCTGGGGGCCGTGGCCTACCCGTTCTACGACCGCCTGCACCACGGCGTCCGGCGGGTCCGCTCGGTCGACCTGCTCAGCCCGAACGCGTACTACGACGGCGGCATCGCCGCCCTCGTGTCCGTGAGCGACTACGTCCCCCGGTACGTCCAGACGCGCCTGCTGCGGACGTACGCCTCCACCGTCATGCTCGGCGTCTGTGCCCTCGGGCTGGGCGGGTACGCCGCCGCGGGCGCGGACATCCCCGCCATCGGTCAACTGGCCCAGTCAGTGGCGGCGTTCGTCGCCGGTCCCGCGGGCCTCGCCATCGCCATCGTCCTCGGCGTGGCGCTGGTCGGTGCGGTGGCCGTGAGCGTCGCACCCTCGCACATCGCGGGCGTGCTCACGCTCTCCATCCTCGGGTTCATGGTCGCGGTGTTCTACGTGCTCGCGAGCGCACCGGACCTCGCGTTGACCCAGTTGGTCATCGAGACGCTGGTGCTGGTCATCTTCCTGCTCGTCCTCGACAAACTGCCGGCGTTCTACGGCGACCTCGACGTGCGCGAGGCGATACCGGACGCCCTCGTCGCCGCCGTCGTCGGCATCACGGTGACGTTCACCGTCCTGACGACGACGACGGACCGCCCGGACACCATCGCCCGGTTCTTCGTCGAGCGCGCGCCCGTGCCCGACGAACACGGGCACGTCCTGCTCGACTACGGGGGCGGGGGGAACGTCGTGAACGTCATCCTCGTCGACTTCCGGGCGCTCGACACGATGGGCGAGATATCGGTGGTGGCGATGGCCGCCCTCGCCGTCCTCACGCTGGTGGGGATGCGAAACCGGGGTGAGAACGCGTGA
- a CDS encoding MnhB domain-containing protein translates to MSQSGQRGPTGPDTDTTVIARTVTRLVVPIILLNAVALLLQGHNLPGGGFIAGVLTVTAFALVYVIFGREYLQRELLHSDASDGFFDGAVGEYSRTFTFGLALAALSGAGAIVLPAALGGEPFPFLSQAVVFVEHVPLYHEIEIPTALFFDLGVYFVVVGALLTILAVVGAE, encoded by the coding sequence GTGAGCCAGTCCGGCCAGCGGGGACCGACCGGCCCCGACACGGACACCACGGTCATCGCGCGCACGGTCACCCGACTGGTGGTGCCCATCATCCTGCTGAACGCCGTGGCGCTACTCCTGCAGGGGCACAACCTCCCCGGCGGCGGGTTCATCGCGGGCGTACTCACGGTGACGGCGTTCGCGCTGGTCTACGTCATCTTCGGGCGGGAGTACCTCCAGCGCGAACTCCTGCACTCGGACGCCTCGGACGGGTTCTTCGACGGCGCGGTCGGCGAGTACAGCCGGACGTTCACCTTCGGCCTCGCGCTGGCGGCCCTCTCGGGGGCCGGGGCCATCGTCCTCCCGGCGGCGCTCGGGGGCGAGCCGTTCCCGTTCCTCTCGCAGGCGGTGGTGTTCGTCGAGCACGTTCCGCTGTATCACGAGATAGAGATTCCGACGGCGCTGTTCTTCGACCTCGGGGTGTACTTCGTGGTCGTCGGCGCGTTGCTGACCATCCTCGCGGTGGTGGGGGCAGAATGA
- a CDS encoding sodium:proton antiporter → MTQVVLALVLGLLFALGTFLVLRRDVVRVVWGVTIISQSANVYLVTMGGLSGTVPILGHGVPGAPGAVTDPLVQALVLTAIVIGFGTTAFALVLTYRVYEEHGTIDLHDLGRAADAEAEADGGVDR, encoded by the coding sequence GTGACACAGGTCGTGCTGGCGCTCGTCCTCGGCTTGCTGTTCGCGCTGGGGACGTTCCTCGTCCTCCGCCGGGACGTGGTGCGCGTCGTCTGGGGGGTGACCATCATCAGCCAGTCGGCGAACGTCTACCTCGTCACGATGGGCGGCCTCTCCGGGACCGTCCCCATCCTCGGCCACGGCGTGCCCGGCGCGCCCGGGGCCGTCACTGACCCGCTGGTGCAGGCGCTCGTCCTCACGGCCATCGTCATCGGCTTCGGGACGACGGCGTTCGCCCTCGTGCTCACCTACCGGGTGTACGAGGAACACGGCACCATCGACCTCCACGACCTCGGGCGGGCGGCCGACGCCGAGGCGGAGGCCGACGGGGGGGTGGACCGATGA
- a CDS encoding complex I subunit 5 family protein, giving the protein MSVVVVGPLLVALFTAIVTLALRRWGPVQRAASLVGSILYLGVVALLIRDVRADEAGYLVYQLSNWQAPYGISLVADDLAVLMLALTAVVSLLAVVFSARYIDEEGQRLSYHPLYHLMVAGITGSFLTGDIFNLFVWFEVMLMSSYVLVVFYSGPEETRAALHYAFLNLIGSAVMLLAIGGLYATTGTLNMADMAQRLGAPGQYGVDLPAVLGLSALLLSVFALKAGIVPFQFWVPDAYRAAPAPVAAMLAGVVKKVGVYAIIRLYFTVFAAASLPNLSGFGGGGELGFLAFFGPVFFLMALGSVVVGGFGAVARKDLDGLLAYSSIGQVGFIVLPLAVAASVPADSSIRTLGVVAALVYSVNHGIAKSLLFFVSGAIQGAVGSVDFEDLGGLAEREPLLSGTFFVGALALIGIPPLSGFFGKLLVFDAAVQAQSALALGVSLGGAILTIAYFTLAWSRGFWSEPGMAVEGTRADRSLVGVAAVLAVLIVVFGVGFGPLLELAEDAAVAATETQGYIDAVLGGEA; this is encoded by the coding sequence ATGAGCGTCGTCGTCGTCGGACCCCTGCTCGTGGCGCTGTTCACCGCCATCGTGACCCTCGCCCTCCGTCGGTGGGGGCCCGTCCAGCGGGCGGCGAGTCTGGTCGGGAGCATCCTCTACCTCGGCGTGGTCGCCCTATTGATTCGGGACGTCAGGGCCGACGAGGCGGGCTATCTCGTCTACCAGCTCTCGAACTGGCAGGCCCCCTACGGCATCTCGCTGGTGGCGGACGACCTCGCCGTGTTGATGCTCGCGCTGACGGCCGTCGTCTCCCTGCTCGCCGTCGTCTTCTCGGCGCGCTACATCGACGAGGAGGGCCAGCGCCTCTCGTATCACCCGCTGTACCACCTGATGGTCGCCGGCATCACGGGGTCGTTCCTCACCGGTGACATCTTCAACCTGTTCGTCTGGTTCGAGGTGATGTTGATGTCGAGCTACGTGCTCGTCGTCTTCTACAGCGGCCCCGAGGAGACGCGCGCGGCGCTCCACTACGCCTTCCTCAACCTCATCGGGAGCGCGGTGATGCTGCTCGCCATCGGCGGGTTGTACGCCACGACGGGGACGCTGAACATGGCCGATATGGCCCAGCGCCTCGGCGCGCCGGGACAGTACGGCGTCGACCTGCCGGCCGTCCTCGGCCTCTCGGCGCTGTTGCTCTCGGTGTTCGCGCTGAAGGCGGGTATCGTCCCCTTCCAGTTCTGGGTGCCCGACGCCTATCGCGCCGCCCCCGCACCCGTCGCCGCGATGCTCGCGGGCGTGGTCAAGAAGGTGGGCGTCTACGCCATCATCAGGCTGTACTTCACCGTCTTCGCGGCCGCGAGCCTTCCGAACCTGTCCGGGTTCGGCGGCGGCGGGGAACTCGGCTTCCTCGCCTTCTTCGGGCCGGTGTTCTTCCTGATGGCGCTCGGCTCCGTCGTCGTCGGCGGGTTCGGCGCCGTCGCCCGGAAGGACCTCGACGGCCTGCTCGCGTACTCCAGCATCGGGCAGGTGGGGTTCATCGTCCTGCCGCTGGCGGTGGCGGCCTCCGTCCCCGCCGACAGCTCAATCCGGACGCTCGGCGTCGTCGCGGCGCTGGTCTACTCGGTCAACCACGGCATCGCCAAGAGCCTGCTGTTCTTCGTCAGCGGGGCGATCCAGGGGGCCGTCGGCTCCGTCGACTTCGAGGACCTCGGCGGCCTCGCGGAGCGCGAACCCCTCCTGTCAGGGACGTTCTTCGTCGGCGCGCTGGCGCTCATCGGTATCCCGCCACTGTCGGGCTTCTTCGGCAAGCTGCTGGTGTTCGACGCCGCCGTGCAGGCCCAGTCGGCGCTCGCACTCGGCGTCTCGCTCGGCGGGGCCATCCTCACCATCGCCTACTTCACGCTGGCGTGGTCCCGCGGGTTCTGGAGCGAACCGGGGATGGCCGTCGAGGGGACGCGCGCGGACCGGTCGCTCGTCGGCGTCGCCGCCGTCCTCGCGGTGCTCATCGTCGTCTTCGGAGTGGGCTTCGGCCCGCTCCTCGAACTCGCGGAGGACGCGGCGGTGGCCGCGACCGAAACACAAGGCTATATCGACGCCGTCCTCGGAGGTGAAGCATGA